Genomic window (Oryza sativa Japonica Group chromosome 3, ASM3414082v1):
ttttttcctctctctcttttcagtCTAACTAAATAGTGAACAGTGAAAGAATCTAAACTTACTTCTTAAACTATGTTTTACTTTGACTTACAGCATTTAACTGGTGCTAAGCTTGGAGGTGCAAATCTGCTTGGAGCTATCAGATAATACCAAGGGAAGAAGCTTATATCTTCTACATTTACAATTAAACTGAAACTGGTGCTTTGGTACCTCGAACATTATCTTGCCTGCACCAACGGTTTGTTCATGAGTAAATAGTTTCTTGCTACCGATTCTGCAGATAGTCATACAGCTTTAGTCGGCGGTTGTACATATACCCTTGTCACATTCCTCTGATTCGAAAATTCGGTGATGAACTGTTGGATACAGCTAGTTGCTTAGTATCATCATGGATAGAAGCTGTTCTAGTAGGAAAATTTCCTGCATACTTTGGGATATTGTTGTGAACAATGACTGAAAATTTTAGTGGGAAATATATCTTCGTTAATGTGCatacaattttcttttcatcataTTTACTCTTCCTTTAAGCTTTCAGTAAAACCGGGCTCAAAAGCGAGGAAAATCATATTTTACTCTTGTTCATGAACCTATGGAACTTTTGATGATGTAGAAATTACCACTTGTATAGGCTGCAGAGATCGATCATAGATACAATTAACTGCAAATCAAATTTGTTTCGGTTATAATTTGCGTGCACAGAACACTTGCGTTTCCACACGTATTCCGAAAGGAAACGTTGGCAATAGGTAGCAATATGTACAAGGTGAAGGTATCGAACGTGTAAGCTACGTGCAGGCTTCCGAAACTTGCACGTCGTCGTTCAGGGGGGCTCACGCATGCAGGATCACTTCAGTGTGTCAGACGCGCATGGCGATCAATGGTCGGAGAAGCCGATGAGACCAtgtccgccgtccgccgccgacggatccATCATCAGCCTGTACTTGGCGtagaagccggcggcggccaccaacGCCAGCACGACGGCGAGGACCACCCTCCACGGCGTCTTCCTCCGGCCGGTCACCAAGGCGgtgccacccgccgccgccccgtcgtTGGCCGCGCcatcgtcatcttcttcttccttgtcCTCCTTCTCTTGATCTGCTGGTGCAGCGGTTTGCTGCGCCTGCGCGGCGCCATGAtcggcgggtgcggcggcggcggcggccttgggcTCCTCTTCCGCCGGCGACAGCTTGGGCATGGTGATGTGGAGGACGCGGTCCCTGGAGTCGAACCTGGCGCGGACGTCGCCGGCGTTGCAGTCATCGGGGACCTGGAAATCCTTGTGGAAGCGGCTCCACCGGTTGCCGGAGACCTGCCGCTCGCCGCTTATCCGCAGCTTCCCGTGGTTGTCGATCTGCACTCTCAGCTGCTCCTTCTTGAACCCTGCAATTGCACCCGCCATCCAAAATGACACATATCAAACCTTGCATTGCA
Coding sequences:
- the LOC9270897 gene encoding inactive protein RESTRICTED TEV MOVEMENT 2, producing MAAAAAAATSPRNYTDFVPPHQLVEEAGKKVLQINLSAAGFKKEQLRVQIDNHGKLRISGERQVSGNRWSRFHKDFQVPDDCNAGDVRARFDSRDRVLHITMPKLSPAEEEPKAAAAAAPADHGAAQAQQTAAPADQEKEDKEEEDDDGAANDGAAAGGTALVTGRRKTPWRVVLAVVLALVAAAGFYAKYRLMMDPSAADGGHGLIGFSDH